The following is a genomic window from Manihot esculenta cultivar AM560-2 chromosome 9, M.esculenta_v8, whole genome shotgun sequence.
TCAAAACATTCACCATTTCTATATTCCGCATATTATAACCAgaacaaattattttttgcaAATAATAATTAAGCCATAAAATATgttgataaaaattattttcagaatctattcttaatttatatatttctctCCACATTTTTTTCACTCTATTTTTAGCTAATTTACCTCATAAAACTTTTGgaacaatataaatataagccataaattaattaaaacacaataataaagataataaaaaagtgtgaaaataaattatcagaaaagaaataaattaaaagagatgaaaaatatgaaaaacaagagTAATCAGATTTGTGGTGGAGGAGTATTAAGTAAAAGGAGAGGGAAAATACGAAGAAGAGCAAGGAAATCAGAGTGAAATTACAACGGTGGTGGAGGGGTATTTATTGGAGCGGGGCACGGGTGTTGGCGCCTCTTTAAGAGGCGCCAAGTCCGTGTCCCGAGGCCTGACGCTGGCGCTTCTTATACAAGCGCCAGCAGCCTCGGGACACAGACTGAGGCCTCGGAAAGCGTCAGGCGACGCTTCCCGAGGCGCCAGGGTCATGCTGGCGCCTCTTAAAGAGGCGCCAGCCTGACCCGGCGCTTCTTTAAGAAGCGCCAGGTCACCTAGGCGCCTCTCAAAGAGGCGCCAAGACTTCAAATGGCGCCTCTTTGAGAGGCGCCAGGGTCTGGCGCTTCTCAAAGAAGCGCCAGACTCTCTTTTCGCCCGCCACGTGGCGGGCGAACCCCAAATCGGCAAATTATAATTTCATAACCCCAAATCCGCAAAATTAAATTCCCCCGCCCCTAAATTTGCAAAAACCCCTTTGATTGCTTGGAAGCTTGTTATTCTCAACCATGCTACAAAAGCAAATATTGAAGAGAAAGAATATAATAGAATGAAAATTACGGTAAAAGAAGGGAAGATAAAAGACAATCCAAGGATTgtactgctctgataccaactatTAGGATACTCCTCAACTCAATAAAAAATAGAAGAGATGAGAGAAAGGAGGAAGAATAGAGAAAGAacataagaagaaaaaaaaagaagagagattGAAAGAAAGGGAGAGGGTGAGGGAGAGAGAGGATCTAGGGAGAAAATAGAagatttttattgattaattgaTATTATGATTTACAACTCACTTTTTATACTTAAACTAACTGTCCTATTAGTTTTCTACACATCGAGCCTATTATTAGATATGAATGTATTGGGTTTTTATCTTGCTttacattcttttttttttttttctagttgcaAGCATTAAAGCATATACTAGATATACATGCAATAGGCTTGTGATAGTGATGTTTATTGTTCTCTAGAGGGTTTTATTttgggagatttataatttagtccttgaatattgccattattaataaatcagtccctatatttttagaaacctattaaaacgttcttatattttctttccgtcaacgaaatagtccttctgtcctcttttccgttaaaattagataaaggaggagagagtaaatttttaaaatccaattttactctcaaataaaacatcttatttagtccttagatattattattattaacaagtcagtccctacattttcaaaaatctattaaaacttttttatcttttttcatatctattaaaacgtcctaatcatttctttctgtcaatgaaatagtccctatcttttctcatatctattaaaacgtttcttatcgtttctttccgtcaacgaaatagtccctccttatcgtttctttctgtcaacgaaatcgtccctccctatatttttcagaaatgtactaaaacgtccttatcttttctcatatctattaaaacgtcattatcatttcattttatcaacgaaatagtccctatcttttttcacatctattaaaacgtccttatcatttctttctgtcaacgaaatagtccctcctccttctcctcctcctcctcaaaaaagaagaagaagatgatgatgatgaaggagaagaagaagaagaaaaagaagaagaagaagaagcagaagaagcagaagaagaataagaagaagaagaagaagaagaagcagaagaagcagaagaagtaaaagcaaaagaagaagaagcagaagcagaagaagaagcaaaagcagaagcagaagatgAAGCAGAAGAACGagaaagaattgatgaagaagaaaaaggaggagaaggaggaaaAGAATggggtaatttggtcttttactatatttttaacagcAAAAATAGACGAAATgattattttgttgacggagagaaaagataagaacgttttaatagatttctaaaattacaggaactgacttgttaataattataatactcagagactaaattgtaaatctcccttttATTTTAGCAATATTAATATCTTTAAGGTCACACTCTCTTTGTTCTCATGGGTATTCGATTCTCAAAGACAAGAAGAAGCCTACCCTATCACTCTTTAGGGGTTCAAAGAGGTGAGATCTATAGTTTTATTGGGTGTTTGGTTTAACATTTGGATACAACTAATAGTTGATAGATATCCAAACAGTTAAACCAAATAAAAGGGAGATTTGGATGCAGCTGATAGTTGATGGATATCCAAACAGTTAATAATGATAGAATTTTTAAACCAAATGTTTAATACACGCCATGAAcccaaattaataaataatttttttagcccTAAATGGAAAAAAGTCTGGTATCATACcattaataaataacaataatttttagatatcatcaaatatgttgatataaaaatTCTATCATAAGATACtaatttaatacaaattaaagtacaaactcaaaataaaaataagtaaaatcacattatatttttttatatttttttaattaacaattatattttacatGTCCCATCAACATTTCTGGAAAGAGTTATAAAATTGCCGCTATTTGCTAACGACACAATGTCATATGTGCTATTttgacaaaaattaaattataaaccctgaaataaaaataaataaaattacaaaatatttttttatacttttctcTATTTCTTATATAAATACGACATTTTGTTTTTGTAAATGAGGGGTTTAGTTATTTGTTGTGTCCCGTGCTTTGTGAATTTAGGCTTTAGCAATGGGTGAGGGATGGAGGCTTCAAACGACATCTTTTGTGTCCAAAACGTGCGCTGGACTTTGAAGATTAGAAAAAACTAATCAGTTATAATCAaataaaactggtttattttgatttaaatcggttcgatttgatttttttaaaaaaataaaatttaattttcaattcattcgatttgatttgatttcaaACCAACCGACTGAATACATACCCTTAACTCTTCCGGCTACGAATGCTACATCTTCTGCTACTTAGCTCTAGGGCTTTTCTAATTGTGTGTCTTGGGCCTTGTTATGTATAAAGCCTCTtagtttgggcttgtatttttCATCTCTGCATAGGGCCATTTGTTCATCTGGCTTGCAAGAGTCTGATCTGTATCAATTATTCATCCATGAATATTTTACTtttggtaaaaaaataaaaaaacatgtGATAATAGTTTAGCACATGGTGTGTGTTATATAAATACCAATAATATAAAGTAGAGTTtgcaaattttaaattaatcatcaattatttttaatagttgataaaaacatttactcttaaattttcatatttttgttATGAAATCGGATTATTAAGTCTCCAATCGTTAAAATCTAATAATCAATTATCAATAGAAAGCTTTCATCATAATCTGTAAAGTGTTAGAAAATAATCACAAGTTTTTTCCCAAGCTTCCTATGTATAACACACATCTATGCTTCCCAATTTTGGAGCATCAAAATGAACATATATAATACTACCAATACAAGTCAGTTTTCATATGAAACACCCAAGATTTCTCTCTTCAAAGCCCCAATCTCAAATCGACGGCGAGGTCTAATGAATAAGAAGATGATGATTCATCTTCAAGTGGAGCAGGCAAGTTCAGGTCCAACCCAGAAGCTTCCTCCTTGGTCGCAAGTACTCCTCCTTGATTCATTGATGAAGATAACGTTTCCTCCCCTTTCTCCCAATGGCACCTCTTGTGACCACCCAGTGCCTGCCCACTCGAGAACACCCTCAAACAGATACTGCATTTGTGCCCTAACACCATCAACATCTTATTATCAACACTATCATCCTCCACATTCTCCTTCAGACCACCGTCACTACCACCGCCACAACCACCGCTTCCATTATGATCCTCAACCATCTCACAATTCAATGCAAAACAACCCTTCACGTTCTTGTGACTTGCCCTATGACCTCCTAATGCCTGGTGCGATCCGAACACCTTCTTGCAACTCGAGCACTCAAAACGACAATTCAAATCCTCTTGACCGTGAAAACTACTCCGACTAGCACCATCCCTACCGCCAATGCCACCTCCACATTCAGTCTCGGCCAATGTCGTTGCACCGTCACTGTTAGCCAACATCAACAAACACGCAGCCGCCTCATTATCCTCCGAATTCAATGCAGCTTCCTCTACATTACCCATCTCTCGAATTGGCGAAACGGTTCTGCGATAATGAGGTGGTGGATTAATCCCACGCCATAGACGCTCAGGATGGCACCTCATGTGGCCATAGAGTGCCTTCCAGGACCAAAACTTTTTACCGCACTCGCTACAAGGCATGGTGATCTTTGGAGCAGAAGGGTCATGTTTTTTACCCTGATATTTTGGCTTGGAGACAACAGCAACGCTACTCGTAGAAGGAACTAACCTGGGTTCAATCTTGATCAACTTGGTATGTTTCTTTCGCATTTTCTGATGATGGTGATATGGAATCGCAGCAGGGACTGAAGAAGATGATGGGAAATTGAAATTCAGGGAAGCATCAGTGTTTTTGTTGGTCATCTTGGTAAGGAAATGAAAGGACAGAATTGTTTAAGGTCGGAGAGGctgaaaaaactgaaaaatggAGGACAGATTTGACTGTATAGTGCAGTTTAGGCAGTTAGTGGACAACGTGAGAAACTGAGAGAAGATTGAATCGAATAGAAGCGGTTTTCTTTCTCTAAagctatgatatgatacggtgcCTACTAGGTTACGTATATGTCCTCTTTAAGACTCAGCCGTTGGATGTGGTGGGTTTACATCTTAGACGTTGAATTTGCTCTTTCTGTGGTGatgagaaattaattattttctcatAAGCTGGAATTTTTGCAAGATCTTGGTTGAAATTTTGCCATGTTAATAGACTTTTGCTTAATTTCTGCATCAATCTTCTCCTCGTACACTGCTTATGTTTATGGTAATTGACTCTGTCACCTTTGATTTTCTAAAAGTTTTCCTTTTTCGTTTTCTTAATGTAGATTAATTTTTAGgaaattttcttttgaaaattaaattacaatgtTCTCATAGTTTAAAGGGTTGGGTTGATATTGGCTGATAGTTATTTATTCTTGCAAAAATATGATAATTGTTGGAATGTAGCCATTGGTTATCATTAATGGAGTCATTTCGGGATTGAAATGCAGAATTGGAGTTCTGCATATAGAAATGCGATTCTGCAGTAGCAGAAAAACTATGATTTCATagaatattcaaatttaaagaTAGCTTGATCATGAAGTGACAAGGATTCCCAAGTCCACTAATATGAACACACATGAACCAAGATTCTGTTGTGTTGTAGGATTTAGTAACTATATTATATAGAAATTTATCAttgatattttgaaaaataagttaaaatattattgatattttagaaatttgactattaatttttatgtcttAATACGAAAAACTAATTAAGTAAACTtttacaaatataaaaaatcaaactaatgaatttttttaaatcataaacACTAACGGTAGaacaactaaaattaataaaa
Proteins encoded in this region:
- the LOC110623705 gene encoding zinc finger protein ZAT3 isoform X2, which encodes MRKKHTKLIKIEPRLVPSTSSVAVVSKPKYQGKKHDPSAPKITMPCSECGKKFWSWKALYGHMRCHPERLWRGINPPPHYRRTVSPIREMGNVEEAALNSEDNEAAACLLMLANSDGATTLAETECGGGIGGRDGASRSSFHGQEDLNCRFECSSCKKVFGSHQALGGHRASHKNVKGCFALNCEMVEDHNGSGGCGGGSDGGLKENVEDDSVDNKMLMVLGHKCSICLRVFSSGQALGGHKRCHWEKGEETLSSSMNQGGVLATKEEASGLDLNLPAPLEDESSSSYSLDLAVDLRLGL
- the LOC110623705 gene encoding zinc finger protein ZAT3 isoform X1; protein product: MTNKNTDASLNFNFPSSSSVPAAIPYHHHQKMRKKHTKLIKIEPRLVPSTSSVAVVSKPKYQGKKHDPSAPKITMPCSECGKKFWSWKALYGHMRCHPERLWRGINPPPHYRRTVSPIREMGNVEEAALNSEDNEAAACLLMLANSDGATTLAETECGGGIGGRDGASRSSFHGQEDLNCRFECSSCKKVFGSHQALGGHRASHKNVKGCFALNCEMVEDHNGSGGCGGGSDGGLKENVEDDSVDNKMLMVLGHKCSICLRVFSSGQALGGHKRCHWEKGEETLSSSMNQGGVLATKEEASGLDLNLPAPLEDESSSSYSLDLAVDLRLGL